The Chrysiogenia bacterium genome contains the following window.
CCTGGCGGCCTTTTCCTTGTGTCCGCCGGTGCTGGCCAGCGCTTCATCGATGTACTGCTTTTCGAGTGATTCCAGGTAGCTGTGCAGGATGAAGTCCTCGCCCAGCGAGGGGTGGGATGGCGCTTCTGCAGCCGGCGCGACCGGCGGCGGGCCGGGAGGGACGCCAAGGGTTGTCACCGCCCCGAGCGGAATTTCATCTGCCTGAATGACCGGGCCCGAAGAGAGAATCACCGCACGCTCGATCACATTCTGCAGCTCTCGCACATTGCCCTTCCACTCGTAGGACTGCAGGCGTTTCATGGCCGATTCCGAGAACTGGCGCGCGGGGCTGTTTCTTGGCGCATGCTTTGCGAGAAAATAGCTCGCCAGTGCCGGGATGTCCTCGGCGCGCTCGCGAAGGGGCGGCAGGTGAATCTGGATGACATTGATGCGGTAGAAGAGATCCTCGCGAAAAGTGCCGGCGGCGATCTCCTTCTCCAGGTCGGAATTGGTCGCCGAGACGAGCCGGAAGGAAACCGGGATGTGCTTGTTGCCGCCCACGCGAGTGATCTCGCGCTCTTCGAGGACGCGCAGCAGTTTGACCTGCATCGACAGCGGCATTGTGCCGATCTCATCGAGGAAGAGCGTCCCGTCCTGGGCGAGCTCCACCTTGCCGATCTTGCGGGCGATGGCGCCGGTAAAGGCGCCCGCCTCATGGCCGAAGAGCTCGCTCTCGAAGAGTTCGCTCGAAATGGCGCCGCAGTTGATGGCCAGGTAGGGGGCGTCCTCGCTCTGCGTGTATTTGTGGATCGTCTTGGCGACGACTTCCTTACCCGTGCCGCTCTCGCCGGTGATCAGCACGCTGGTCTGGTTGCCCTTGAGGCGCTCGATCTGATCGAAGACTGCGCGCATTTTGGGGGAATTGCCGATGAAGTCCTCGTAGCGTTGCTCGGCGTGGAGCTGCTCGATGAGCGAGGTGATCTTCTTCTCTTTGGCACCTTCGTTGAGCGCGCGCCGGACCGCGTGGGTGAGCTCGTCGGGATTGATTGGTTTCGAAACGTAATCGATGGCACCGAGCTTCATGCACTCAACGACGGTGTTGATCTTCGTGATCGAGCTCATCATCACGATGGGCACCTGGGCGTCGACCTTTCGCAGCACGCGCAGAACGGAAATACCGTCGGTATCGCCCAGCACGATGTCGAGCAGCACCAGGTCGATGGCCTCGTCGCGGAACAGCCGCAGGGCATCGTTGCCGGTCTCGGCCGTGACGACGCGATAATCCTCGCCGAAGAGCATCTCGAGCTGGGCGAGCTCGGAGCGCTGGTCATCGATGGCGAGGATGGTCTTTTTCAGCGGCACGGTTCTGGGCCTTGAACTGCAGCGGCGGGCGCCATGGGGGAAGGACGTGGATGCGCGACCGCCTCGGGAATCTTCATTCGATACATGCTAAGTGTAGCCGTGATGAGCGAGCACGGAAACAGCGACAAGGTAACGGTTTTGCTGGGCGGCGCCTTCAACCCGCCGCATCTGGCACACCTGCTTGCGGCCGGCGCGGCGCTTTCCGATCCTGCCTGCGCGGAGGTGTGGCTCATCCCCTGTGCGGCACATCCCTATGAGAAGGACCTGCTGGGCTTCGAGCAGCGCGTCGAACTCTGCGAGGCGATGATCGCGCCCTTCGCGGGACGTTTATCCGTCTCAAGGATCGAGTCCGAGCTTGCCGAGCCCAACTACACCGTGCGCACCCTCGAAGCATTGCGCGGACAACATCCCGGGCGGGCTTTTGCCTGGCTCATCGGTTCGGACAACGCCATGGGCATTCATCAATGGAAAGACGCCGAGCGCCTTCCCG
Protein-coding sequences here:
- a CDS encoding sigma-54-dependent Fis family transcriptional regulator, which translates into the protein MPLKKTILAIDDQRSELAQLEMLFGEDYRVVTAETGNDALRLFRDEAIDLVLLDIVLGDTDGISVLRVLRKVDAQVPIVMMSSITKINTVVECMKLGAIDYVSKPINPDELTHAVRRALNEGAKEKKITSLIEQLHAEQRYEDFIGNSPKMRAVFDQIERLKGNQTSVLITGESGTGKEVVAKTIHKYTQSEDAPYLAINCGAISSELFESELFGHEAGAFTGAIARKIGKVELAQDGTLFLDEIGTMPLSMQVKLLRVLEEREITRVGGNKHIPVSFRLVSATNSDLEKEIAAGTFREDLFYRINVIQIHLPPLRERAEDIPALASYFLAKHAPRNSPARQFSESAMKRLQSYEWKGNVRELQNVIERAVILSSGPVIQADEIPLGAVTTLGVPPGPPPVAPAAEAPSHPSLGEDFILHSYLESLEKQYIDEALASTGGHKEKAARLLGIHRNTLTRRLAHFNKQKK
- the nadD gene encoding nicotinate (nicotinamide) nucleotide adenylyltransferase — its product is MSEHGNSDKVTVLLGGAFNPPHLAHLLAAGAALSDPACAEVWLIPCAAHPYEKDLLGFEQRVELCEAMIAPFAGRLSVSRIESELAEPNYTVRTLEALRGQHPGRAFAWLIGSDNAMGIHQWKDAERLPELADIWVVGRTGEGGEIPAHMHQLAGLPLPPISSTLVRGRISAGESWRGLVAGSVAELIEQKHYYQ